The following are encoded in a window of Penicillium oxalicum strain HP7-1 chromosome II, whole genome shotgun sequence genomic DNA:
- a CDS encoding Deoxyribodipyrimidine photo-lyase, with amino-acid sequence MAPKRKMSNSTEGKSSPPARGQKKSKAVDLSQPHPNAKSTEEFGIVQREFYPPEMSNERCMAYNDGTLERPIDLLERTCKDTAESRRAAKPGKAVVHWFKTDLRVQDNRGLHAAYELAKEHQIPLIGVYIVSPQDWSAHVTSPARVDFTLRTLHLLQRDLAKLDIPLYIETQEDRKNIPNRIVELCQNWGANHLRANIEYEVDELRREAKVVRLCARSGIDFTPLHDTCVVTPGVLWTGSGKQYAVYTPWFKGWLAYLKENPDLLELSDSPQSNPASARKEFGELFDCKIPAAPQNKTVTQEEAKRFAGLFPAGEHEARRRLEKFLKEKCPDYARDRSMLTGEPTSVLSPYFASGALSARTAVVMAKKDNKNQLDRNSQGHMHWISEVAWRDFYRHVLVHWPFVGMNKCFKTEATNIEWEYDEEQFQAWCDGKTGYPIVDAAMRQLKHSAWLSNRSRMVVASFLSKDLLIDWRRGERHFMEYLVDGDFSSNHGGWGFGASTGVDPQPYFRIFNPLRQSENFDPDGEYIREWLPELRDIKGKAIHDPYHRGAGPIAQKNGYPKQIVDHFASRDRALARYKAALQK; translated from the exons ATGGCCCCGAAGCGCAAGATGTCGAATTCTACTGAGGGCAAGTCATCTCCGCCCGCCCGGGgacagaagaagagcaaggcgGTGGATTTGAGCCAACCTCACCCCAACGCCAAATCCACCGAGGAGTTTGGCATTGTTCAGCGGGAATTCTATCCCCCTGAAATGAGCAATGAGCGATGCATGGCCTACAATGACGGCACCCTGGAGCGACCGATTGACCTGCTGGAGAGGACCTGCAAAGACACGGCCGAGTCAAGACGCGCCGCGAAGCCAGGCAAAGCGGTGGTCCACTGGTTCAAGACCGACCTGCGTGTGCAGGATAACCGAGGACTTCATGCCGCGTACGAATTGGCCAAAGAGCACCAGATTCCTTTGATCGGTGTCTACATCGTGTCGCCGCAAGACTGGTCGGCGCACGTGACAAGCCCGGCTCGTGTGGACTTCACTCTCCGCACTTTGCATCTGCTTCAACGAGACCTTGCGAAGCTGGACATTCCGCTTTATATCGAAACCCAGGAGGACCGGAAGAACATCCCAAACCGCATCGTCGAGCTCTGCCAAAATTGGGGTGCGAACCACCTGCGCGCAAACATCGAGTACGAAGTGGATGAGCTCCGGCGAGAGGCCAAGGTCGTCCGTCTCTGCGCTCGAAGCGGGATTGACTTCACTCCTCTGCATGACACCTGCGTGGTCACGCCGGGGGTTCTGTGGACGGGCAGTGGCAAGCAGTATGCTGTTTACACCCCATGGTTCAAGGGGTGGCTGGCCTACCTTAAGGAGAATCCCGATCTTCTGGAGCTTTCGGACAGTCCCCAGTCAAATCCAGCCAGTGCGCGGAAAGAATTTGGCGAACTGTTTGATTGCAAGATCCCTGCGGCACCCCAAAACAAGACGGTGACCCAGGAGGAAGCCAAGCGATTCGCCGGCCTCTTCCCGGCGGGTGAACACGAGGCCAGGAGACGGTTGGAGAAATTCCTGAAGGAAAAGTGTCCCGATTATGCAAGAGATCGCAGCATGCTGACCGGCGAGCCCACCTCGGTCCTGAGCCCCTACTTCGCCTCCGGTGCGTTGAGCGCGCGCacggcggtggtgatggccaaGAAAGACAACAAAAACCAACTGGACCGGAATAGTCAAGGACATATGCATTGGATCAGCGAGGTAGCGTGGCGCGACTTTTATCGTCATGTGCTGGTGCATTGGCCTTTCGTCGG AATGAACAAATGCTTCAAGACCGAGGCTACCAATATTGAGTGGGAGTATGACGAAGAGCAGTTCCAGGCGTGGTGTGACGGCAAGACTGGTTACCCCATTGTGGACGCTGCCATGCGCCAACTCAAGCATTCTGCCTGGCTGTCAAATCGATCGCGCATGGTGGTAGCctccttcttgtccaaagATCTGCTGATCGACTGGCGTCGTGGGGAGCGGCATTTTATGGAGTATTTGGTCGACGGCGACTTCTCGTCCAATCATGGCGGATGGGGCTTTGGCGCCAGCACTGGCGTTGACCCTCAACCGTACTTCCGCATCTTCAATCCTCTTCGACAGAGCGAGAACTTCGATCCAGATGGAGAGTATATTCGAGAGTGGCTGCCTGAATTGCGCGATATCAAGGGCAAAGCCATCCACGACCCATATCATCGAGGAGCCGGCCCGATCGCGCAAAAGAACGGATATCCCAAGCAGATCGTGGATCACTTTGCCAGTCGAGATCGAGCTCTGGCCCGATACAAGGCCGCTCTGCAGAAGTAG
- a CDS encoding Arabinanolytic transcriptional activator araR, translated as MDSQQGDPDIPPSGGPGPVDLPNGKRRWRRNRVACDACHVRRVRCDRAFPCSRCLRSDTNCEFTRERRKRGRIARAKLVHGSTESALEEAIVDSQFGPRRDSQEQKPLAPHDISPRQLQSSPESTVHQQSPQTNEISLSAASVNGGPQVAADGALSQQPPLAPAPPPPAARPEGNATEEWLSNANLSPESYDILGGIHGGDGPLPRLWDIWTPGDLAGPHPHRRSTQIAPVPAPSHAGQGPSTSKRPGVKYPVLEPIMPYLESNLPRRLVCDLLELYFTSSFSTHMHPVCHHIHCYVLRKASFLSPDRPRPSSPALLASMLWVAAVDDRAFSLSISPLQRRKICQFLCALTIRLLRPLIHVSFKDQESTENPHAAQDYSASAAHHPFEGSGDDKGLVGPAGCLDDVITYIHVASIISSSEQKAASMRWWHAAFTMARELKLNQEIEVMPNIDNQTDGSSPSFGYPLGGWASSPEGPVFDYSNPSRPSLNCVCEESHNPGRSPPVTEEHREERRRTWWLLYIMDRHLALCYNRPLALLDAESEDLLLPLDEAAWQAGNIHTNSPRADGPQCVRSGSRNKRRVFPNFICHDPSILGFFLPLMTITGELIDLNQARNHPTLGLRLQGKEAWEVHVSEVLRQLEVYKASLTTFATADPDPAFLNQCAGTDQQSDASLSQAYSWHRQTVIAYSSYLVHVLHILLVGKWDPVSLIEDKDFWTSSPAFASTISHALEAADAVQQILRFDPDISFMPYFFGIQLLQGSFLLLLIVERLQKEAGDGILNACETMIRATESCVVTLNTEYQRSFRQVMRSAVAQARGRPVNPSEIRHRRKAVLALYRWTRKGTGLAL; from the exons ATGGATTCCCAACAGGGGGACCCTGATATACCACCTTCCGGAGGCCCTGGTCCAGTTGACCTTCCAAACGGCAAGCGCCGCTGGCGGCGCAACCGAGTGGCATGCGACGCATGCCATGTCCGTCGAGTGCGGTGCGACCGCGCTTTCCCATGCTCTCGGTGTCTGCGGAGTGATACGAATTGTGAGTTCACCCGCGAGCGACGCAAGCGCGGACGCATCGCCCGTGCCAAGCTCGTCCATGGCTCGACTGAATCAGCCTTGGAGGAAGCGATCGTGGACTCGCAGTTCGGGCCAAGAAGAGATTCTCAGGAACAGAAGCCGCTGGCGCCTCATGATATTTCGCCTCGACAGCTCCAGAGCTCACCCGAGTCAACTGTTCACCAGCAGTCACCTCAAACCAACGAGATCAGTCTCTCTGCGGCTAGCGTGAACGGTGGCCCACAAGTTGCTGCCGACGGCGCACTCTCCCAGCAGCCCCCGTTAGCTCCCGCCCCCCCGCCGCCGGCCGCCCGACCGGAGGGCAATGCTACGGAAGAATGGCTCTCGAACGCAAACTTATCGCCAGAGTCGTATGATATCCTGGGAGGGATTCACGGGGGCGATGGGCCCCTGCCGCGGTTGTGGGACATCTGGACTCCCGGCGATTTGGCGGGGCCGCACCCGCACAGGCGTTCGACGCAGATCGCCCCGGTACCTGCACCGTCTCATGCGGGCCAGGGGCCTTCGACGAGCAAGCGACCGGGGGTGAAATACCCCGTTCTGGAGCCCATCATGCCTTATCTGGAGTCAAATCTCCCACGCCGCCTCGTATGTGATCTGCTCGAGCTTTATTTCACCAGCTCGTTTTCCACACACATGCACCCAGTGTGTCACCATATCCACTGCTATGTCTTGCGGAAAGCTTCATTTCTCAGTCCCGATCGTCCCCGCCCGAGCAGTCCGGCCCTGTTGGCGAGTATGCTCTGGGTGGCTGCTGTTGACGATCGGGCATTTTCACTATCCATCTCGCCTCTTCAGCGGCGGAAGATCTGTCAATTCTTGTGTGCATTGACAATCCGTCTGCTGCGGCCGTTGATCCATGTGTCCTTTaaagatcaagaatccaCTGAAAATCCGCACGCGGCTCAAGACTACTCGGCGTCCGCCGCACATCACCCGTTCGAAGGTTCTGGAGACGACAAGGGCCTGGTCGGTCCCGCAGGGTGCCTGGACGACGTGATCACATATATCCATGTTGCATCCATTATCTCCTCCAGTGAACAGAAAGCTGCGAGTATGCGCTG GTGGCATGCAGCCTTTACCATGGCTCGAGAACTAAAGTTGAACCAAGAAATTGAAGTGATGCCTAACATCGATAATCAAACGGATGGATCCAGTCCCTCATTTGGCTATCCTCTCGGGGGATGGGCGAGCTCGCCGGAAGGCCCAGTTTTCGACTACTCAAACCCCTCTCGCCCAAGCTTGAATTGCGTTTGCGAGGAGTCTCATAACCCGGGACGTAGTCCGCCGGTCACCGAAGAGCACCGCGAGGAGCGCCGACGGACCTGGTGGTTACTGTACATCATGGACCGTCATCTCGCACTCTGCTACAACCGTCCGCTAGCCCTGTTGGATGCTGAGAGCGAAGACCTGTTGCTTCCACTCGACGAAGCTGCATGGCAAGCGGGCAACATCCATACCAACAGCCCTCGTGCGGACGGGCCACAGTGCGTCCGATCGGGAAGCCGCAACAAGCGTCGGGTGTTTCCGAATTTCATCTGTCACGACCCGTCCATCCTGGGGTTTTTCTTGCCGCTCATGACCATCACGGGAGAATTGATTGACCTGAACCAAGCGCGAAATCATCCGACCCTCGGGCTTCGCCTCCAAGGGAAGGAGGCGTGGGAGGTGCATGTGTCCGAGGTTCTTCGCCAGCTGGAAGTCTACAAGGCTAGCTTGACCACATTTGCTACCGCTGACCCGGACCCCGCGTTTTTGAACCAGTGTGCGGGTACCGATCAGCAATCGGATGCATCTTTGTCACAAGCCTACTCATGGCATCGTCAGACTGTGATTGCGTATTCATCCTATCTGGTGCACGTCCTACATATTCTCCTTGTTGGCAAATGGGACCCTGTCTCCCTCATCGAGGACAAGGACTTTTGGACCTCGTCTCCTGCTTTTGCCTCGACGATCTCGCACGCTTTGGAGGCGGCTGACGCCGTCCAGCAGATCCTTCGATTTGATCCGGATATCAGCTTCATGCCGTACTTTTTCGGTATCCAGCTGCTGCAGGGCAGCTTTCTCTTGCTTCTGATCGTTGAGCGCCTTCAAAAGGAGGCTGGAGATGGTATTCTCAATGCTTGCGAGACGATGATCCGTGCAACTGAATCCTGCGTGGTCACTCTCAACACAGAATACCAACGCAGCTTCCGACAGGTTATGCGAAGTGCGGTGGCTCAGGCGCGCGGCCGGCCCGTCAACCCAAGCGAGATTCGACACCGCCGGAAGGCTGTGCTGGCATTGTATCGCTGGACGCGTAAGGGAACCGGCCTTGCGCTCTAG